From Novosphingobium resinovorum, the proteins below share one genomic window:
- a CDS encoding bifunctional riboflavin kinase/FAD synthetase, with protein sequence MIRLDNRQPVPESLRGAVLALGNFDGFHQGHQAVVGEAIGWAKAQGRPAIVATFDPHPVRHFKPDAEPFRLTTLEQRQELFAAAGADAMLVLHFDSAMAAMPAVQWIEEMLVRHMGAVGVVTGEDFTFGRAKGGNPQLLREVGAAHGLEGRTVGPVSDAGGTVSSSRIREALKSGDCQLAARLLTRPFSIRGRVQHGDKLGRTIGFPTANLDMANYLRPLYGIYAVTGRMPDGRVVHGAANIGIRPTFDPPKELLEPHFFDFAGDLYGQEIEVAFHHFLRPEAKFDSLDALIEQMDRDCVKARELLAGLS encoded by the coding sequence ATGATTCGCCTCGACAACCGCCAACCCGTTCCCGAATCCCTGCGCGGTGCCGTGCTGGCGCTGGGTAACTTCGACGGGTTCCACCAGGGCCACCAGGCGGTGGTGGGAGAGGCGATCGGCTGGGCGAAGGCGCAGGGCCGCCCGGCCATCGTCGCCACCTTCGACCCGCACCCCGTCCGCCACTTCAAGCCTGATGCCGAGCCCTTCCGTCTGACGACTCTGGAGCAGCGGCAGGAACTGTTCGCGGCCGCCGGCGCGGATGCGATGCTGGTGCTGCACTTCGATTCGGCGATGGCGGCGATGCCCGCCGTGCAGTGGATCGAGGAGATGCTGGTGCGTCACATGGGCGCGGTCGGCGTCGTCACCGGCGAGGATTTCACGTTCGGCCGCGCCAAGGGTGGCAATCCGCAATTGCTGCGAGAGGTCGGCGCGGCGCACGGGCTTGAAGGCCGTACCGTCGGCCCGGTCAGCGACGCGGGCGGCACCGTCTCGTCGAGCCGCATCCGCGAGGCGCTCAAGTCCGGCGACTGCCAACTGGCCGCACGCCTGCTGACGCGGCCGTTCTCGATCCGGGGCCGGGTGCAGCATGGCGACAAGCTGGGCCGCACCATCGGCTTTCCCACCGCCAACCTCGACATGGCGAACTACCTGCGCCCGCTTTACGGCATCTATGCGGTGACCGGGCGCATGCCGGACGGCCGCGTGGTCCACGGTGCGGCGAACATCGGCATCCGCCCGACGTTCGACCCGCCCAAGGAACTGCTGGAGCCGCACTTCTTCGACTTCGCAGGTGACCTCTACGGACAGGAGATCGAGGTGGCGTTCCACCATTTCCTGCGGCCCGAGGCGAAGTTCGATTCGCTCGACGCGCTGATCGAGCAGATGGACCGGGACTGCGTGAAGGCGCGCGAATTGCTGGCGGGGCTATCCTGA
- a CDS encoding dihydrofolate reductase: MAQEVFLIYARAENGVIGRDGALPWRLPADLKRFKALTMGKPMVMGRKTFDSFPAPLPGRRHIVLTRDTGWSAEGAEVAHSVDEALALAGEGEVAVIGGAEINALFLPLAARIELTEIAGDYEGDTVMPEVGPEWVEIARDAHAADGARPAHAFVTLTRAL; encoded by the coding sequence ATGGCGCAGGAGGTCTTCCTCATCTACGCCCGCGCCGAAAACGGCGTGATCGGCCGCGACGGCGCGCTGCCCTGGCGGCTCCCGGCGGACCTCAAGCGGTTCAAGGCGCTGACCATGGGCAAGCCGATGGTGATGGGCCGCAAGACCTTCGACAGCTTTCCCGCGCCACTGCCCGGTCGCCGTCACATCGTGCTGACCCGCGACACCGGCTGGAGCGCGGAAGGCGCCGAAGTCGCGCATTCGGTGGACGAGGCGTTGGCGCTTGCCGGAGAAGGCGAAGTCGCGGTGATCGGCGGGGCCGAGATCAATGCTCTCTTCCTCCCGCTCGCCGCCCGGATCGAGCTGACCGAGATCGCGGGCGATTACGAGGGCGATACCGTAATGCCCGAAGTCGGCCCCGAGTGGGTTGAAATTGCGCGCGACGCCCATGCGGCGGACGGTGCCCGACCGGCACATGCTTTCGTGACTCTCACACGCGCCCTATAG
- a CDS encoding 5-(carboxyamino)imidazole ribonucleotide synthase: MISPGETIGILGGGQLGRMIAMAAAQLGYRCHVYAPEADSIAADVCAAFTCAAWDDAEAMAKFAADCAVVTYEFENVPVGPLAALGDTPLLAHARALETAQDRLNEKRFVTDLGGTPAPFAPVDSAEDLAQAIAAIGAPGILKTRRDGYDGKGQWRIMTPADAAALDLPATPLIYEGFVTFFAEFSVILCRGADGEVRFFDSAHNVHEGGILALSTVPAPADLLEQVPAARELATKVADALDYVGVLTLEFFATKDGPVFNEMAPRVHNSGHWTIEGSVTSQFENHVRAICGLPLGDTGLAAKGVEMRNLIGDEAHDWPTILADPANHLHLYGKAAARPGRKMGHVTRLILS; the protein is encoded by the coding sequence ATGATCTCTCCCGGCGAAACCATCGGCATTCTTGGCGGCGGCCAGCTCGGGCGGATGATCGCCATGGCGGCGGCGCAGCTGGGCTATCGCTGCCACGTCTACGCGCCCGAGGCGGACTCGATCGCCGCCGACGTTTGCGCCGCCTTCACTTGCGCCGCATGGGACGATGCCGAGGCCATGGCGAAGTTTGCCGCCGACTGCGCGGTGGTGACGTACGAGTTCGAGAACGTCCCCGTTGGCCCGCTCGCGGCGCTGGGCGACACGCCGCTGCTCGCCCACGCCCGCGCTCTCGAAACCGCGCAGGACCGCCTGAACGAAAAGCGCTTCGTCACTGACCTCGGCGGCACCCCCGCCCCCTTCGCCCCGGTGGATAGCGCGGAGGATCTTGCGCAGGCCATCGCCGCGATCGGCGCGCCGGGCATCCTGAAGACCCGCCGCGACGGCTACGACGGCAAGGGCCAGTGGCGGATCATGACGCCCGCGGACGCTGCCGCGCTGGACCTGCCTGCGACGCCGCTGATCTACGAGGGCTTCGTCACCTTCTTTGCCGAATTCTCGGTGATCCTGTGCCGCGGCGCGGACGGCGAGGTGCGCTTCTTCGACAGCGCCCACAACGTCCATGAAGGCGGCATCCTGGCGCTCAGCACCGTGCCCGCGCCCGCCGACCTGCTGGAGCAGGTGCCCGCCGCGCGCGAACTCGCGACGAAGGTTGCCGATGCGCTGGACTATGTCGGCGTGCTGACGCTGGAATTCTTCGCCACGAAGGACGGCCCCGTCTTCAACGAGATGGCCCCGCGCGTCCACAACTCGGGCCACTGGACTATCGAGGGCTCGGTCACCAGCCAGTTCGAGAACCACGTCCGCGCGATCTGCGGGCTGCCGCTGGGCGACACCGGCCTTGCCGCCAAGGGCGTGGAAATGCGCAACCTCATCGGCGACGAGGCGCACGACTGGCCGACCATCCTCGCCGACCCGGCCAACCACCTGCACCTCTACGGCAAGGCCGCCGCCCGTCCGGGGCGCAAGATGGGCCATGTGACGCGGCTGATCCTGAGCTGA